The DNA window TGCGGCGGCGGCCCATCAAGGCTTCCTTGACCGATTGGCCCGACTCGCTGCAGGCCAGGGCGCCCTGGACCATAAGGCAGCCATTGGGATGATTTTTGTCAGCCAGACTGGTGGCCGACCCCATCAACATGTGGCGCACCACCTCATAGGCCGTTGGCTGCGCCAGGGCAGGGTAGAAGCAGGCGTCGGGGCGGTTTTCATACAGCTCAGTGGCCTTGAGAAACAGCTGTTCCTTGTTGCCGAAGGCGCAATAGAGACTGGGTTTGCTGATCCCCATGGCCTGGGTCAAATCCGTCAGCGAGGTGCCTTCGTAGCCCTTACGCCAGAAGAGTTCCAGCGCCTTGGCGAGGGCCTCTTCCATATCGAAGGCACGGGGTCGTCCCACACAGGGGCCGGGCCTGCTAGTGGCTTTGCTATCTGCTACCTGAGCTTCGTTCGCCTCAGCATCGCTTGCCTTGGCATCAAGTGTTTGGGCATCGACAGACATGGGCG is part of the Shewanella cyperi genome and encodes:
- a CDS encoding TetR/AcrR family transcriptional regulator gives rise to the protein MEEALAKALELFWRKGYEGTSLTDLTQAMGISKPSLYCAFGNKEQLFLKATELYENRPDACFYPALAQPTAYEVVRHMLMGSATSLADKNHPNGCLMVQGALACSESGQSVKEALMGRRRKGEEALHQRLLQAQQDGDLPKGTDAGVLARYIGTVLQGMAIQATNGATAEELMQVAELTLSHFPRN